A stretch of the Serratia marcescens genome encodes the following:
- a CDS encoding MFS transporter: MSESIAVEETAKAKSGTSHFAILLFLALALMSALLNSSAPTPLYPLYQHELALSSVSLTIIYGAYAAGVLISLFGVGNMAGKVKDLRSMIVPALLVVLLGALLFSVASSFFMMFMARLLAGVGTGALTGAANIALVRFGPQDGGKNAALIATLSFTTGLALGPIFSGVALQTGFHTTSLPFIIIMAIAAVAALGVMLRWPREAVAVQAGSAAAENAPMAKRSLADGLRATGGKFFLCAGALFICWAVAASILAIGPSVAEKLLNMQNRGVFGYVVAVYLVIAGISQILSRRINARHSLLFGCLAQALSVGVFAVAIQIHSLALAAAGMVIAGYAYGAIFVGSATLVNLISPKASHARLISLFYVIAYIANWVPILLGVVIDHADLHLATHLLFLSSAVICLMLSVMVTRAGFPR, from the coding sequence ATGTCAGAAAGTATCGCCGTTGAAGAAACGGCTAAAGCGAAGTCGGGAACATCGCATTTCGCTATTTTGCTGTTTCTGGCGTTGGCATTGATGTCAGCGCTGTTGAACAGCAGTGCGCCGACGCCGCTTTATCCGCTTTATCAACATGAGCTGGCGTTGAGTTCGGTCAGCCTGACGATCATCTACGGCGCTTATGCCGCCGGCGTGCTGATTTCGCTGTTCGGCGTAGGCAATATGGCGGGGAAAGTAAAAGACCTGCGCAGCATGATCGTGCCGGCGCTATTGGTGGTGTTGCTTGGTGCGCTGCTGTTTTCGGTGGCGTCGTCATTCTTCATGATGTTTATGGCACGGCTGCTGGCCGGCGTCGGCACCGGCGCCCTGACCGGTGCGGCGAATATCGCGTTGGTGCGATTCGGGCCGCAGGACGGCGGAAAAAATGCGGCGTTGATCGCGACGCTGTCCTTTACCACCGGATTGGCCCTGGGCCCTATCTTTAGCGGCGTCGCACTGCAGACCGGTTTTCATACCACGTCGTTGCCGTTCATCATCATCATGGCCATTGCCGCCGTCGCCGCATTGGGCGTGATGCTGCGCTGGCCGCGAGAAGCGGTGGCGGTGCAGGCCGGTAGCGCAGCGGCGGAAAACGCGCCGATGGCGAAGCGTTCTCTGGCAGATGGCCTGCGCGCGACCGGCGGTAAATTCTTCTTGTGTGCCGGGGCGCTGTTTATTTGCTGGGCGGTCGCCGCCAGCATTCTGGCGATAGGGCCGAGCGTCGCCGAAAAACTGTTGAATATGCAGAACCGTGGCGTCTTTGGCTATGTGGTCGCTGTCTATCTGGTGATTGCCGGCATCAGCCAGATTTTGAGTCGTCGCATCAACGCCCGCCATTCGCTGTTGTTCGGTTGCCTGGCCCAGGCTTTGTCGGTCGGCGTGTTCGCCGTGGCGATTCAGATCCATTCGCTGGCGCTGGCCGCCGCAGGCATGGTGATCGCCGGTTACGCCTATGGCGCGATCTTCGTCGGCAGCGCCACGCTGGTGAATCTGATTTCACCGAAAGCCAGTCATGCGCGTTTGATCTCCCTGTTCTACGTGATCGCTTATATCGCTAACTGGGTGCCGATTCTGTTGGGCGTTGTGATCGACCATGCCGATTTGCATTTGGCGACCCACTTGTTATTCCTGAGCAGCGCCGTGATTTGTTTGATGTTGAGCGTCATGGTAACGCGTGCGGGCTTCCCACGCTGA
- a CDS encoding DUF2938 family protein produces the protein MNMRPVGVMAMAVLFGMVATLAMDGVNSVASSAGLIGKLNLAFIGKLMNQWLQGQFWFLRPGDIPDAPAALVMGYGAHYFAGISLAIPFYCLVCPRLKPGGVLLVGALTYGLACSLISLCFIYPSVGLGLWGMAGKNPALLIASLANHAVYGVALGGCAIVWRRRMLQKCMPDAAMLH, from the coding sequence ATGAACATGCGTCCGGTTGGCGTCATGGCGATGGCGGTCTTGTTTGGCATGGTGGCGACGCTGGCGATGGATGGGGTGAACAGTGTCGCCTCCAGCGCCGGTCTCATCGGCAAGCTCAACCTGGCCTTCATCGGCAAACTGATGAATCAATGGCTGCAGGGGCAATTTTGGTTTTTGCGGCCAGGCGACATCCCCGATGCGCCTGCGGCTCTGGTGATGGGCTACGGCGCGCACTATTTTGCCGGCATTAGCCTGGCGATCCCGTTCTATTGCCTGGTCTGCCCGCGCCTTAAGCCGGGGGGCGTCCTGTTGGTCGGGGCGCTGACGTATGGCCTGGCCTGTTCGCTGATCTCGCTGTGCTTCATTTACCCCTCGGTGGGTTTGGGTCTTTGGGGAATGGCCGGTAAAAATCCGGCTTTGCTGATCGCCAGCCTGGCCAACCATGCGGTGTATGGCGTGGCATTGGGCGGTTGCGCCATCGTTTGGCGCCGTCGCATGCTGCAGAAATGCATGCCCGACGCTGCGATGCTGCATTAA
- a CDS encoding DMT family transporter — translation MVALWMVVASGFFALMGACIKLASTTVGFFDIIFYRSLINVLIVAALIKIQRLGFRTRHLGLHMKRAAIGNAAMYCGFYSLIHLPIATATTLGYTNPLFQSAIAFITTRGQLTGRLLFSVLLGFAGILILLRPDSPNGEYVATLVGLAAGLLTALAYFNVGKLVRRGEPELRVVFYFSLVGTLVGGLMTALLGFSLLDGAMLLCVCAIGVFGSLGQIAMTRAYGGGNAVIVSTLSYSTIIFSTLLGYLIFGEQLSYIAAAGMALIVLSGALAVRKRASAKPEQAVA, via the coding sequence ATGGTAGCTTTGTGGATGGTCGTCGCCAGCGGGTTCTTTGCGCTGATGGGTGCTTGCATCAAGTTGGCATCGACGACAGTCGGATTTTTCGACATCATTTTTTATCGTTCTCTCATCAATGTGCTGATCGTCGCAGCGCTGATCAAGATCCAGCGCCTCGGTTTTCGCACCCGTCATCTCGGATTGCATATGAAGCGGGCGGCGATAGGCAATGCTGCGATGTACTGCGGTTTTTATTCGCTGATACATCTGCCGATCGCCACCGCCACCACGCTGGGTTACACCAATCCCCTCTTTCAGTCGGCGATCGCGTTCATCACGACCCGAGGGCAGCTGACCGGTCGGCTGTTGTTTTCCGTGCTGTTGGGCTTTGCCGGCATTTTGATATTGCTGCGCCCCGACTCCCCCAACGGAGAGTACGTAGCCACGCTGGTCGGGCTGGCGGCCGGTCTGTTGACCGCGCTGGCTTACTTTAACGTCGGCAAGCTGGTGCGGCGCGGCGAGCCGGAACTGCGCGTGGTGTTCTATTTCTCGCTGGTGGGAACGTTGGTTGGCGGCCTGATGACTGCGTTGCTGGGTTTTTCCTTGCTGGACGGAGCAATGCTGCTGTGCGTCTGCGCCATCGGCGTCTTCGGCAGTCTGGGGCAGATCGCCATGACCCGCGCTTACGGAGGCGGCAATGCGGTGATTGTCAGCACCCTCTCTTACAGCACCATTATTTTCTCTACGCTGCTTGGTTATCTGATATTTGGCGAGCAGCTGTCTTATATCGCCGCCGCCGGTATGGCGCTGATCGTGTTGTCCGGCGCGTTGGCGGTGCGCAAGCGTGCCTCGGCCAAGCCTGAGCAGGCGGTGGCATAA
- a CDS encoding cupin domain-containing protein, producing MVKWGILALLAVFQGPVHAAEGHGEGIVKTTLLKTESAWEGSAYRQYPAGAPQITMLKVTVEPNKVLAWHTHPCISAVYMSGGSVSLTVRKTGERRTFRQGDSFTDTVDIVHQGVSGDQGAEMLVFFACADDKPLTVKAAG from the coding sequence ATGGTTAAATGGGGCATTTTGGCATTGTTGGCCGTATTTCAGGGGCCGGTTCACGCTGCCGAGGGGCATGGCGAAGGCATCGTCAAAACGACGTTGCTCAAGACCGAAAGTGCATGGGAGGGCTCGGCATATCGTCAGTATCCCGCCGGCGCACCGCAGATCACCATGCTGAAGGTGACGGTAGAGCCGAACAAGGTGCTGGCCTGGCATACCCATCCTTGCATCAGCGCTGTGTATATGAGCGGCGGCAGCGTTTCGCTCACGGTCCGGAAAACCGGTGAACGCCGCACGTTCCGGCAGGGGGATTCGTTTACCGATACCGTGGATATCGTGCACCAGGGCGTTTCCGGCGATCAGGGCGCCGAAATGCTGGTGTTCTTCGCTTGTGCGGACGATAAACCGTTGACGGTGAAAGCCGCCGGGTAG
- a CDS encoding thiamine pyrophosphate-binding protein, which yields MERNNADVIIQGLAARGIQHIFLVPGKLVYPLITSIDRSEIVGIVGAHETACGFMADGYARASRKFGVCLGISGPGTMNFLPAMAAAQADKIPVLYLAGSIATYHEAQGAFQDGSNSGIDELTIVKPLLCAAIETKNNLTLQHELRRSLSSLNPQRKGRAYLSVPVDMQKKTALGDRRDRPERVSQHREAAVDVQAVEQLLHDYLLRGLNVACLVGNRMNNPQDAALLLRLAEKYRLPVATTLSGKGAFPEGHALALGVYGFAGHARAVETLNGEGVDVLLVLGCDLSQRDSLNWNPRLHGNKTLVAIDEDFDKVSSHFQPDLQIFSSLSGTLHCLLAAVGDEDARLGDAARLRDAWLDAVRALPLEQPQPTLQARIAQGESRLYPGEAIKLIRSRMNPDTNVVVDSGAHRIFMAHHWLAAGRGDYHTSSSLAPMGWAICAGIGIKLAAPQRDCVVVTGDGCMLMHGIEIQTAARYGVKVVFVVMNNSAHGAMHIDTLQNRGISADYTALPNHDWKAFANSLGVASAKAETLEDLDEALGAAAKHPGPYLIEVMVGNFAAPNRYYAESIAEYEQRINEL from the coding sequence ATGGAACGCAACAACGCCGATGTTATTATTCAAGGCCTTGCAGCGCGCGGCATTCAACATATCTTTTTGGTCCCTGGCAAACTGGTTTACCCGTTAATCACTTCTATTGACCGTTCCGAGATTGTCGGCATCGTCGGTGCCCATGAAACCGCATGTGGATTTATGGCCGATGGCTATGCCCGCGCCAGCCGAAAGTTTGGCGTTTGTCTGGGCATTTCCGGCCCCGGCACCATGAATTTCCTGCCGGCGATGGCCGCTGCGCAAGCCGATAAGATCCCCGTGCTTTACCTGGCCGGCAGCATCGCCACCTATCATGAGGCGCAGGGCGCTTTTCAAGACGGCAGCAACAGCGGTATCGATGAGCTGACCATCGTCAAACCGCTGCTTTGCGCCGCGATAGAAACGAAAAACAACCTGACCTTGCAGCATGAGCTGCGCCGCAGCCTCTCCAGCCTGAACCCACAGCGGAAAGGGCGCGCCTACCTGAGCGTGCCGGTCGACATGCAGAAGAAAACCGCGCTCGGCGATCGTCGCGATCGGCCTGAACGCGTGTCGCAGCACCGTGAAGCGGCCGTGGACGTGCAGGCAGTGGAACAACTGCTGCATGATTACCTGCTGCGTGGCCTCAACGTCGCCTGCCTGGTGGGTAACCGGATGAACAATCCGCAGGATGCCGCGCTGTTGTTGCGGCTGGCGGAAAAATACCGCTTGCCTGTCGCCACGACGTTGTCGGGCAAGGGCGCGTTTCCCGAAGGGCACGCTCTGGCATTAGGGGTCTACGGTTTTGCCGGGCATGCCCGCGCGGTAGAAACCCTCAACGGTGAAGGCGTCGACGTGTTGCTGGTGCTGGGCTGCGATCTCAGCCAGCGCGACAGCCTGAACTGGAACCCGAGACTGCACGGCAATAAAACGCTGGTGGCGATCGACGAAGACTTCGACAAGGTGAGCTCGCATTTCCAGCCGGATCTGCAGATATTTTCCAGCCTGAGCGGTACGTTGCACTGTTTGTTGGCCGCGGTTGGCGATGAGGACGCGCGGCTTGGCGACGCGGCACGCTTACGCGACGCCTGGTTGGACGCGGTTCGCGCACTGCCGCTGGAACAGCCGCAGCCGACGTTGCAGGCGCGCATCGCCCAGGGCGAAAGCCGGCTGTACCCCGGCGAGGCGATTAAACTCATTCGCAGCCGCATGAACCCGGATACCAACGTCGTGGTCGATTCGGGCGCACACCGCATTTTCATGGCGCATCACTGGCTGGCGGCCGGGCGGGGGGATTACCACACCTCCAGCTCCCTGGCGCCGATGGGGTGGGCCATTTGCGCGGGCATCGGTATCAAGCTGGCGGCACCGCAGCGGGATTGCGTCGTGGTGACCGGCGACGGTTGCATGTTGATGCACGGCATCGAAATTCAGACCGCCGCGCGTTATGGCGTGAAGGTGGTGTTCGTGGTGATGAACAACAGCGCGCACGGCGCCATGCATATCGACACGCTGCAAAACCGTGGCATTTCAGCTGACTATACCGCCTTGCCCAACCATGACTGGAAAGCGTTTGCCAACAGCCTGGGGGTCGCCTCCGCGAAGGCGGAGACGCTGGAGGATCTGGACGAGGCCCTCGGCGCCGCGGCGAAACATCCGGGGCCGTACCTCATCGAAGTGATGGTAGGCAACTTTGCGGCGCCTAACCGCTACTACGCCGAGAGCATCGCGGAATACGAGCAGCGCATCAACGAACTGTAG
- a CDS encoding LysR family transcriptional regulator, with protein sequence MNWDDARFFLAVARCGTLRKAASQLHVDQATVGRRLSAFEDALGSKLFIRTPKSFALSPLGEEMLADVMKMENAVQAINRKAASGDESLCGNVRIATTDTLAEAFVMPALQDLRERYPAITVTLLTAVNIADISYHGADLAIRGARPDDDELIIKRLATIEMGLYATQHYLARRGMPVRGEQLRGHDLLMFPRELVPRHWNNFCGEALHEPNVVLQCNSQLLLRSATRSGLGIGLLSAFLADKDPELVRLFPENKDWVDIWLVLHPDLQRAARVRAVVQALETSFSAHYG encoded by the coding sequence ATGAACTGGGACGACGCCCGATTTTTTCTCGCCGTCGCACGCTGCGGCACGCTACGCAAAGCCGCCAGCCAGCTGCATGTCGATCAGGCGACCGTCGGTCGACGGCTGTCCGCTTTCGAAGATGCGCTCGGCTCCAAGCTGTTTATCCGCACGCCGAAATCCTTCGCCCTCAGCCCGCTGGGGGAGGAAATGCTGGCGGACGTGATGAAGATGGAAAATGCGGTGCAGGCGATCAACCGTAAAGCCGCCAGCGGTGACGAAAGCCTGTGCGGCAACGTGCGCATCGCCACCACCGATACCCTGGCCGAAGCCTTCGTGATGCCGGCGCTGCAAGATCTGCGGGAACGCTATCCGGCCATCACCGTCACACTGCTGACGGCGGTCAACATCGCCGATATTTCTTACCACGGCGCAGATCTGGCGATCCGCGGCGCCCGTCCCGATGACGATGAGCTGATCATCAAACGGTTAGCCACCATCGAAATGGGCCTGTATGCCACCCAGCACTATTTGGCGCGGCGCGGCATGCCGGTCAGGGGTGAGCAGCTGCGCGGCCACGATCTGCTGATGTTCCCGCGCGAGCTGGTGCCGCGCCACTGGAACAATTTCTGCGGCGAAGCCCTGCACGAGCCCAACGTCGTGCTGCAATGCAATTCGCAGCTGCTGCTGCGCTCCGCCACCCGCAGCGGGCTGGGCATCGGCCTGCTCTCCGCTTTTTTGGCGGACAAAGACCCGGAGCTGGTGCGCCTGTTCCCGGAGAATAAAGACTGGGTGGATATCTGGCTGGTGCTGCATCCCGATTTGCAACGCGCCGCCCGCGTGCGCGCGGTGGTGCAGGCGCTGGAAACCTCGTTTAGCGCCCATTACGGCTGA